The genome window TTAATTTAGCTAAGGTCGGTGTTTCACTGAGGGCCATAACAGAGACTGTAACGCCAAGGCGTGATTCAATTGCTGACATTAATTCGACACCCATCAAGGAGTCCAAGCCCATATCATACATAGAGCGGTTAATATCCAGTTTCTCTTCTGACGTCATTAGTATGCTGGCCAGTTCCGACTTAAGTAACGCTAGTACGGTTTGGGTGAGTTCTTCATCTGACATGGCCATGAGAGCGTCCATATCGAGTCTATTGTCATCACCTTGGTCACTTTCCTGAGCGGTTAACGCTACTTCTCTGAACTTGGCTTGATCTGCACTTGGCAAGAAACGGCTGAGTGGCCCCCAGTCGAACTCTAAGACCCCTTGGTTAGTGATCTTGTTCAATATCATTTGCTCAAGCGCATCTAAAGCTGCGTCGGACGCTAATGCTTGTCCGCCAATTCGGCTCTGTAGTGCGTCTTTGATTTTTTCGTTACGTGCAAGGAAGCCTACATCGTCTATGGCACCCCAGCGAGGGCAGCTAGCCACTTTGCCGCGTGCACGTCTGTTTGCCGCTAATGCTTCTAACCAGTGGTTGGCGGCTACATAGCAAGCCTGCCCTGGGTTTCCAAGAAGTGTGGTAGCAGATGAGTAGAGGACGAATAGGTCTAGGTCTAAATGATCTGTTAATTCATCTAACCAGCGTGCGCCTGTAATTTTGGGGCGCAGTACACGTTCTAGTTGCTCGTCGCTTAAATTGAGAGCGAGGCTGTCTTCTATGACAGCGGCTGCATGAACAACACCTTTGAGTGGCGGTAGCTCACTATCAATTTGCTGCAATACTTGTGCAAGTGCCTTGCGGTCACTGACATCGCAGGCGGCAGGTAAAACAGTGACACCTTGTGCTTTAAAAATAGCCAAGGCCGCTTGAGCCTCTTCCGAAACAGGACCGCTGCGGCTGAGAAGTGCCAGATGTTTGGCACCTTTTGATACAAGCCATTGCGCTGTTTTGAGGCCAAATCCACCCAGACCACCTGTTACTAAGTAGGTAGCCTCGTGAGATAACTCAAGCGATTGCTCAGTGCTAGTCGCCTTGATGTGGCTTGCTTTGATGGGTTGGTCATAAGCAACAACGATTTTACCGATCTGTTTTGCTTGTTGCATGTAACGGAACGCATCCACAATGTGCGTGGCATCAAAGCGTGTGTAAGGTAGCGGATATAAAGTGCCGTCTGCAAATAATTGCATCATTTCGGTAAAGAGACGATGCGTGAGAGCCGGCTTTTCTTGCATCAGCTGGTCAGCATCAATACCAAAATAGCTAATATTGTTGCGGAACGGACGAAGGCCTACTTTTGTGTTTTCATAAAAGTCGCGCTTGCCTAGCTCTAAGAAACGTCCAAAAGGCTTTAATACACGGAAGTTTTGGTTGATGGCTTCTCCTGCTAGGGAGTTGAGCACAATGTCCACGCCGCGGCCGTTTGTTTCAAACAGGATTTCTTCCGCATAGGTCAGTGAGCGCGAGTCATAAATATGTTCTACACCCATCATGCGTAAAAAGTCGCGCTTACTTTCAGACCCGGCTGTGGCGTAGATTTCTGCACCAAGCCATTGAGCAACTTGAATTGCTGCAATGCCAACACCACCGGCTGCGCCGTGTATTAATATTTTTTCACCTTCTTCTAGGCGCGCTAAATGGTTAAGCGCGTAATATACCGTGAAGAAGGTGCTTGGGATCGTAGACGCCGCTTCAAAGCTGATCCCTTCTGGTATGTGCGATATAGCATTCGGTTTAGTGATTACGCTATTGCTGAAGCTTGCAGGGCCAAAGCCCACAACGCTATCACCAATGGTATAGCCTTCAATGTCCTGGCCTACTTCGGTCACAACACCGGCAAATTCAAGCCCTAACGTTGGTCCAGCAAAGCCGTTTTCTATGGCTTCATCGGAGAGCAGTCCTAATGTGTACATGACATCGCGGAAGTTAAGCCCTGTGGCTTTGACGGCTACCCGGATTTCATCCTGGCTTATAGGTGCATCTGACTTGCTTAGCCACGTAAGGTTTTTGAGCTGGCCTGGCATGTCAAAGCCAAGGTAAAACGCATCGTTGTGAGATGTGCTTTCTAACTGAGCGTCAGCAGGGTTCGAAAGCTGTTCGTTCTCACGTAGACGCGGCGCATAAGAATGGCCAGCTTGATCAAGAATGATCTCTGCCTCGTGGGCTAGGTTGTCGCTATTGAGAAGTTGAGATACCAACGCCCGAGTTACGTCTGTTGTAAAGGTTGCATAAGGAACATCAACTAAGCGTAGCTCAATCTTAGCAGACTCGTTCATTAAGGTGCGAGCGAATCCCCATACCGCGGAATCGTCTGCTACGTGAGCTTGGCCAAAATTAGCAAGGCCGTCGTCACAAAGGTACGTTTGGCCAACACCTTGCGTAACAAGGGTTAATTGAAGCGGATCGTTGTGTAGCTCTATGGTTTTGAAGAGATGATTGAGTGCCTTACAACGATTGCTAAGGTCCGTAAACCGCTCTTCAGTAAAGTCGGCTTGATCATCAATTCCGGCAATAAAAACGATACGAGAGCTTTGTGCTGTCAATAGCGTGTGCAGATCATCCGCGGTGCTATTGATAATATCCTGTGTGGAAAGAACAAGTGTGTGTGCTTCACATGCTTGTTCGTGGCAGTGTTGAATTACAGCATCGGCAAGGCGCGTGGATACAGGTTGTGTATCGTGTATAACTAGCAGCTTCTCAGTAGCAGAATCACTATTGCCTACTGTGTTTGAGGCTGCTTTGTTGGTTGCAGGGGCAATGGCGCTTAACAAGTACGAGGAGTGCTCTTCTTGCGTTTGTACGGCTGTTACTGAAGTAAAGCCAGACTCTGTTAGGGCGCTAGTCCATTGCGATGCGTTAAGCTGTTGGCCTGTTTCTTGGTTATTATCATTCCACCAATTTGTGTCGCAGGCGAATAATAGATCAATCCAATCAGCTTGAGATGGCGCTATAAAGAGCACGTTGGCATTGGGTGCTTGAAGTGGAGCCAGATGGCGGAACAAAATCCCAAGCTCTGATACGCTGACACCATTAATGTTAATGATGACAGTATCAAATATGCCGTGTTCTTGTGGTGTTGCGTCGGTTAATGAGAAAGCACTCACCATTGGGTGGCTTTCTTGTAGTAGTTGAACCTTGTCTAGCGCCTCTGACTGTAGGCTGGTAAACGCCAGATCACCTTGAGTGTAATTAAAATCATTACACAGGCTGGTGATTAGTGTGGGTTCATAGATACCTACTTCCAGAACGCGTCGGCGTTGGCCAGTGGCTGGTGTTTTATTGAGTACAGGTTTAATCGACTGGGCTAAGCTACCCAAGAGAGTACTGTTATTACGTAAACTAATAATGGTGGCGTACAGTTCGTTGGCTTCTAGGCCGAGGTCACTGGCAACAAGCGCCCCTTTTATTAGTTCATGTAAATGTAACCCAAACCGCCCAATTAAATGAGTGATTGCAAAGTAATCGGGATAGTCACGCGCCATCATCTGCCAAATTAAATTAGCAGGGATGCTGTCCTCGTCAGCTTCGGCAAGTACCCAATGGTCGGCTGCAGCTACGATGGTTCCACGCTCTGTGGCAAAACGTATAATGCTGTTGAGTAAGCGCGCTGCGCACGGCGAGTCTTTAGTGAGCGTATCTACAAAAGCGGCGTTGAGCTCGCCTTGAGTTTCCAGCGTGGCAAGTGCTTCTCTAACGTATGCTGTCATTAACGCATCAAATAAAGGCTCTACTTCTTGAACCAGAGTGTTGGAGCGCTGATAAACCGCTGGCGGTAACTCGCTATTGAGTACGCTGAGCCACTCCGTGTGATCTAAAGCAGAAGAAGATGCTGGAATGGCAGTCAGATAATAGTCTAGATAATTAATGTGCGAGTTGTTCGCCTTACGCACTCGTACCGCTTTAAAGCGAGCCTCTTTAATAGCTGCCACGTGTAAGCCATTTTCATCAAATAGATCAAACTCAGCTGTAATAGAGTGTGGCGAACGCTTGAGTAGGCGTGCTTGGGCTATAGCAATTTGATGCGCGCCAGAGCGTGTAAATATCCGACCCACGCGAACAGGTACATAAGCTATCCCTTCGTTTTCGGCGAGCTGATCCTTCATGAAGTGAATGATGAGCTGGAAAGTACAATCCAGCTGTGCCGGATGCAATGTAAACCCTTGCGAGTTCCCGTCAGGCTTAAAGGTCGCTGTTACGCTGGGTGTGCTGGTAGAGCGTTTTTCTACCCAACCATGAATCAGCGCTTGGAAAGCCGTGCCATAATCTAGCCCTGCTATTTCAGTTAACGCAAGATGATCGTCTTGTGTGAAGTCGGGTTCGCGTTCGGGTAGCGACGGAGATGAGGCTGATAAGTGCAGGTCAGTTGCAATCTTGAGCGATCGAGCGCTGGCATGCTGTGTCCATTTATCACCGGTTACTAATTCTCGGCTGGCAATGCTGAGTTGGCCTGATTCGATAGCATAGCTTAAGCGCGTTTTTTTGCTGACGCTGTCGTCGAGTAATAAAGGCTGCTTAATTTCTAGCTCTTCAATTTCGAGCAGGTCATGGTCTGTTTTTGTTTGGACGGCTGCCAATAGTAGCTCAACATAGGCCGTACCTGGGAAGACAACATTTTCCCCGGCTTTATGATCTCCAAGCCAAGGATAGGCCTGTGTATCGAGGGTGTTTTCCCACATGTTATCGAGTTGCTTAACTGGATACCCTAAAAGGTCATGAGCTTTTTGGCGGTTAAGCAGGCCTAATGACTCATGCGTTTCGGGGTGCCACAGTGACTCGCGTTGCCATGGATAGGCATCTAACTCAATAAAGTTACCAGTGACCGGAAAGATGTCAGCTGGTAATGCTGGTAACGTGAGCAGCGCTTGAGATGCGGTCTTAGTAATAGCATCTTGTGTGGCATTTCGGCGTGTGAGCGTGCTCAGTACAGTGCCAGCTTGATCCGCTTCTTTAAGCTCGTCATTGAGGTAGCTTTTGAGAACGGGGTGCGCACCAATTTCGATAAATTGGGTAATGCCATCGGCGATAATTTGATCAATTGCGTTCTTGAATTGCACCGGCTTGCGGATGTTATCCCACCAGTAGGCGGCGCCAAGGCTTAGGCCGTTACTTGCTTTGCCTGTTACCGTTGAGTAGAACGGTAAGCGGGTTTCGTGCGGCGTTAAATGAGAAAGACTTTCTTTAACTGGCGCTTCAACTGAGTCCATTGCTGAGCTATGGAACGCATAGTTTAGGTTTAGGCGACGATAGAAAGTGCCGTTTTCAGCGAAAATAGCCTCAAGTTGAGAAAGTTGTTCTGGGTTGCCGGCTAAAGTGATGCCTTTGGCGCTGTTAATGCCGGCGACTTCAACGCCGGAACATTTCTCTTGCTCTAGCAATGCACGAATATCTTGTTCGTTCATGCCTACGGCGCTCATCTCGCCAAAACCTGCGGTTTGGCCTTGGTAGCGGCTGCGGTAATAAATGACATGAACGGCGTCTTCCAGAGACAACGCACCGCTATAGTACGCTGCTGCTACCTCGCCCACACTGTGACCTGTGACAGCGGATGGCTCGATATGATGTGCGCGTAACAGTTCTGTAATACCTATTTGCAAGGCAAACAAGGCAGGCTGAGCAATCTCCGTTTGGTCAAAACGGTCTGTACCATTGTCTCCCGACAGTTCAGCGACCAGAGAAAAGCCTGCTAGGGGTTCAAATAGCGTGTCGACCTGACCCACGGCCTCTCTAAAGATACGGGAGTTTTGTAGCAGGGCTTTACCCATGGTTTCCCATTGGCATCCATTGCCCGAGTAAACAAAGGCAATAGGCGACTGAGGTTTGTCTAGGTAAATAGGTGTCGATTCATCCGCTAACAGGGCGTTGATTTGCTCAATAGCGTCTGCTGAGTCCTGGCTCCAAATAACATGTGCCAATCCGTGGAGCTCTCGGCGGTATAAATAATTGTAAGCAACATCATAAAATGATGCAGACTCTTCACGCAATAATTCTGCGGCGTCTTCTAGGCAAGTCTGTAATGCTTGAGCATCACGAGCGCTAATTACTAAGGGTAAGGGTTTATCAGTGGCTTGTGTGTAAGTTTTTGATTTTGATGCGTTATTGTCTGGTGGTGATTGCAGAATAACGTGTGCATTAGCACCGCCGAAACCGAATGAGTTAATCCCAATAGTCAGTGGTTTATTCGCATCCAGCGCGAGGTTTTTGCTGACAACCTCAATATTCCATTCGTTAAAATGGATATTGGGGTTCGGGTTTTTCATGCTGATAGTTGCAGGCACTTCTCGATAGTAAACCGAGTACAAAGCTTTTGCTAAACCGGCAACACCCGAAGCCGCCTCTAAGTGGCCCATATTGCTTTTTACGGAGCCAATTGGAAGTGGTTTGGAACGCTGTTGGCCGAGTGCAAGGCCGATCGCTCGTGTTTCTATTGGATCGCCAACAGCGGTGCCTGTACCGTGAGCTTCTAGGTAGTCTAGGTCATCAGCTGTAAGGCCGGCTTTTTTGTATGTGCTTTCCATTAACTCAATTTGAGCGGCAGGATTTGGTACGGTTAGGCCTGATTTATAGCCGTCGGTATTGACACCTGAGCCAGCGACAACCGCAAGAATACGATCACCATCACGTATAGCGGCGTCGTAGTCTTTAAGATAAAAAATACCACCGCCTTCTGAGCGGACGTAACCATCACCGGCGGCATCAAAAACTTGGCAGCGGCCTTTTCGAGACAGCATAGTGGCTTTAGAAAACGCAATAAAACCGTAAGGGTGTAGGTGTAAGCTGACGCCGCCTGCCAAGGCTTCTTCGATTTCACCGGAGCGTATAGCTTGGCATGCTTGGTGAAATGCGACCATAGAAGAAGAGCAGGCCGTGTCCATAGCGATGCTAGGCCCGTGCAGGTCGAATAAGTAGGAAATACGGTTAGCTGCAATACTGGCTGTGTTACCTGTGGCTACCGAAGAGTCAACGATAGAAATATCTTCGGTAAAACGATAGGCGTAATCGGCACTGGCGATACCAATGTAAACACCACATTGGCTTCCCTTTAGTGAAGAAGGGGCTTTACCTGCATGTTCGACAGATTCCCACGTCATCTCTAACAGCATGCGCTGTTGTGGATCCATCAGGGAGGCTTCGCGAGGAGAAATACCAAAAAAACTCGCGTCAAAGCCAGACACATCACCCACTGAACCCGCTGAAAATGTATAGCTAGTACCTGGGTGTTTTTTGTCGGGGTGCGTATAAGCGTCAAATGACCAGCGGCCTTCTTCGACGTGGCTTACCAAATCTTTATTAGCCAGTAAATCATGCCAAAATGACTGCGGCGTAGTACCTGGAAAACGAAAGGAAGTGCCTATGATAACAACACGTTTATCCATAACTTAAAAACTCTGGCTCCGGGTGGTCTTAATCTCACGTCATTGTACGTAATATCAATGCGAAAAGGAGGTTTTTTTTGTAAAAAAATCCGACTAATGAAGGAGTTAGTAGCGACCAAAAGAGGGGATGTTAGAAGTATTCTTGTCAAAAAAATACAATTGTAAATTGGTGGGCCCACCAGGACTTGAACCTGGGACCGACGGATTATGAGTCCGGCGCTCTAACCAACTGAGCTATAGGCCCTAAAAGAGGCGCCAATAATACATACTTAGTATCATTGGCGCAATACCTTGATATTGTTACTAAAAAATTATTCGTCGAGGAAGCTGCGCAAGTGATCTGAACGGCTTGGGTGACGCAGTTTACGTAGCGCTTTGGCTTCGATTTGACGAATACGCTCACGAGTAACGTCAAACTGTTTACCTACTTCTTCAAGCGTGTGATCGGTGTTCATATCGATGCCGAAACGCATGCGCAGTACTTTGGCTTCACGGCCTGTTAGGCCAGCCAAAACTTCGCGCGTTGCTTCGCGCAAACCTTCGCCCGTAGCGGAATCAACCGGAGAAGTATGATTTCCGTCTTCGATAAAATCACCTAGGCTAGAGTCTTCGTCATCACCAATGGGTGTTTCCATTGAGATAGGCTCTTTGGCGATTTTCAATACTTTACGTATTTTATCTTCAGGCATTTCCATGCGCTCGGCCAGCTCTTCTGGTAGCGCTTCGCGTCCCATTTCTTGTAGCATCTGACGTGAAATACGATTCAATTTATTGATCGTTTCAATCATGTGTACTGGAATACGAATGGTTCGTGCTTGGTCGGCAATTGATCGTGTGATGGCTTGGCGAATCCACCAAGTCGCATACGTCGAGAACTTGTAACCACGACGGTACTCAAACTTATCAACTGCTTTCATCAAGCCGATGTTGCCTTCTTGAATTAAATCCAAGAATTGAAGGCCACGGTTTGTGTATTTTTTTGCAATCGAGATAACCAAGCGTAAGTTGGCTTCTACCATTTCTTTCTTGGCGCGGCGAGCTCTTGCTTCACCAATCGACATGCTGCGGTTTACATCTTTAATGCTAGCCAGCGGGATGATGGCATCCTGTTCAATTTGAACGAGCTTGCGTTGAGCACGATGTAAATCGGGTAAATTTTGTTTAATCGCTGCTGAAAAGTCATGGTTTTCGGCAATGATTTTGTCTAGCCATTCAGGGCTTGTTTCGTTGCTTGGAAATTCTTTGATGAAGAATTTACGCGGCATTTTACAGCGCTGAATGCAGATACGCATGATAGTGCGTTCTTGCTGGCGAACACGATCAATATAATCACGTACACGCGTTACGAGTAGGTCGTAATAACGTGGTGACAGTTTGACCGGAGAAAAGGCTTCTGAAAGCTCATCAAATGCGGCCTTGTAAGCCGGAGTGTCGCGGCCTTCTTTTTCAAGTACGTCATATAGAGCTAACAGGCGCTCATGAATCTGCGCGAAACGCTGACGAGCCTCTTCTGGATCGGGGCCGCGATCGCCTTCTTCTTCATCGTCGGTGCTGTCTGTGTCGTCATCATCGTCATCGCTGGTGTCAGTGTCATCATCGTCATCTGTTTCTTCAACAGGTGGCACTGAGCCTGCGGGGATGAAGTCGCTATTGTCTGGGTCGATGTAGCCGCTGAAAATATCGCTTAAGCGACCTTCTTCTTGAAGCGTCGTATTGTACGAGTCAAGAATGATCTCTACAGAGCCAGGGAAGCTGGCTAGAGCGGTCATGACTTCGCGGATCCCTTCCTCTATGCGTTTAGCGATTTCGATTTCGCCTTCGCGGGTTAGGAGCTCCACAGTACCCATTTCACGCATGTACATGCGAACGGGGTCGGTTGTTCGGCCAGCGTCAGACTCTACGGCAGCTAAGGCTGCAACCGCATCTTCATCTGCTTCTTCGGCCGAGTCGCCTTCGGTCATGAGGAGTGTCTCAGCATCAGGTGCTTCTTCTGATACAGAGATACCCATGTCATTAATCATGCGAATAATGTCTTCGACCTGATCGGGATCGGCGATATCTTCAGGAAGATGATCGTTAACTTCGGCGTAAGTCAGGTAACCCTGCTCTTTACCGCGTGCGATCAGTTCTTTTAGACGAGATTGCTGCTGCGAGGTATCTGACATAGATGTCCTACAATGGTGCGAATTAGAGACTACAAAAAAGTTAGCGCGACATTATAACGCCAGCGGCTAGGTTTTGCTAGCAGAAGGCTGTTTGATTGGCTGTTTTATGGCCTAAGTCTAGTCTAACTTTTATTCATATGCAGTTTTATATTGGGATTAAGTTTTTGATTGCAACCGGTGCGGGTGAAGTTATTGCCGTGAAAGTGTTAATAGCTCTGAAAGTCGCTGCTTTTCTGGCTGGCTTAGTGTTGCCAGTGGCTTCTTTTGTAGCTTTTGGAGTTCGTTTACTTGTAATCGGCGTGTTAAGCGCTTCCATGCATCGCTGAAAAGTTGCTTAGGGTTGCCGTTGAGTATGGGGTCTAAATGCGAAATACCACTGAGTTGAAGTAGGTGTTTGCTGAGCTCTTCGTCATCGCGCCAGTCGATAAGCAGGGTGTGCAAGCTGGTGTTTGGGTGTGTGTGTAGGTATTGCAAAAACGCTTGTAAAAGCTCGCTGTGTGGCTCGTGTAAATCACTTAATGAGTCGTATTCGGTGGCTAATGGCGCTAGTTCTGGGTGATGCAGTAATAAAGACACCAAATGTCCGCAAAGTGAGTTGGTTGGGCGGGATGGTTCTTTGGGTGATGGCTTGGTGCTGCGACGCTCAGGGTAGTTGTTATCGCGGGGCGTGAAGTTGTTCGGTGTTGCATCTTCATAATAGCTGTTGTCGTATGAGCTGTCGTTGTGTGCGCTGTTAGATGCGCTAGTCGGTACAAGCTGAATGGTGCTATTGATTTGCTCTAATGTAAGTCCGGTTATCTCGCAAATTTTGTCGATCATCATTTGCTTAAGTAGGCCAGGTTGCATTTGCTGAAGCATGGGGAGTGCTTCGCTGCTAAAGCGAGCGCGACCATCGATGCTTGTCATGTCGCTGCCTTGCGAGTGGGACTTAAAGAAAAACTCAGACAGTGGCAAGGCTTCATTTAAGCGTTTCTCAAACCCGTCTTTGCCTTCGGCTCTGATGAGCGTGTCTGGGTCTTCCCCTTCGGGTAGGAATAAAAAGCGAGCTTCTTGGCCATCTTTGATGCTGGTGAGTGTGGTTTCTAGTGCTCGCTCGGCGGCTTTTCTGCCTGCTTTGTCACCATCAAAGCAGAAAACAACTTCTGAAACGGTTTTGAATAGCCGCTCTAGGTGTTGTTGGCTCGTGGCGGTGCCGAGAGTCGCTACGGCATAGGTGACGCCAAACTGTGCCAAGCTAATAACGTCCATATAGCCTTCGACAATAACAATACGTTCTAGCTTTTGGGTGAGCTTGCGGGCTTCGTAAAGGCCATAAAGCTCCCGGCCTTTGTGGAAAGTGTCAGTCTCGGGAGAGTTGAGGTATTTGGGTTTGTCGTCTCCTAAAACACGTCCGCCAAAAGCTATTGTTCGGCCTCGCGCGTCACGTATGGGAAACATAATACGGTTGCGAAAGCGATCGTAAAGGGAGTCTTTTTCTTCGTGGCGAATCAGCATGCCGCTCAGTTCTAGCAGGTTTGCTTTTTCGCTGGTGCCGCCCACGGCATTAATAAGGTTGTCCCAGCCGCTGGGCGCAAAGCCAATGCCAAAAAAACTGGCAACTTTGCCGGTGAGCCCGCGCGACTTAAGGTAGTTGACGGCTAGATCACGTGAGGGGTGTTCTTTTAGTTGGCGCTGATAATAAGCGGAAGCTTCATCTAATATATGATATTGCGCTTTGTGTTCGCTGCGGCGTTGCTCTTGAGCCTCATCGCGAGGAACATCGACTCCGACTATTTTGGCGACTTCTTCGATAGCTTGCGGGAATTCGAGCCGTTCATACTCCATCAAGAAGCCAATGGCATTGCCGCCTGCGCCGCAGCCAAAACAATAATAGAACTGCTTGTCAGGACTAACAGAGAAAGAGGGCGATTTTTCTTGGTGGAAAGGGCAAAGCCCTGAGTAGTTTTTGCCGGCCTTTTTTAGCTTAACGCGGCCATCGATAATGTCTACGATGTTAACGCGTGCTAGCAGATCGTCAATAAAGCCTTGTGGAATACGGCCTGCCATAACTGCTCCGCTGAAATCTATTTAACAGAAAGTGGTTAGCGGAGTTGAGCTTACTTGGTTAGGCTAGCTTTAACCAGTCCTGAAATGGCACCCATGTCTGCGCGGCCTTGGGCTTGTGGCTTGATGATCGCCATTACTTTGCCCATGTCTTGCATTCCTGATGCGCCTGATGCTGTAACAGCATCTTCGATCAATTGTGTTAGTTCTTCTGTCGTTAGCGGTTGCGGCAAGTAAGTTTGAATCACCTCCAGCTCTTGTCGCTCAGTGTCCGCCAGGTCTTTGCGGTCCGCTGCATCATATTGGGCAATTGAGTCACGGCGTTGTTTGGACATTTTATCCAAAACCGCGAGCACACGTGCATCATCCAACTCTATACGCTCATCAACTTCGATGCGCTTTAATTCAGCCAGAATTAAACGAATGGTACCTAAGCGCTGTTTATCTTTTGCGCGCATGGCGTCTTTCATTTCTTCAGTAATCCGTTTTTTGAGTACTGACATTCTGTATGACCTGTGTTGAGGGATGCTTAACCCGGTTGTAAAAAATCTATTCTAAATTACGTTTCTTCGTGCTTAAAAAGCGGAAAAACGTATTAGTACATACGTACGCGGCGAGAGATATCGCGAGATACTTTTTTAGCGTGACGCTTAACGGCAGCTGCTGCTTTACGCTTACGAACAGAAGTTGGCTTTTCGTAGAATTCGCGCTTACGTACTTCAGCTAGAACACCCGCTTTTTCGCAAGAACGCTTGAAACGACGAAGAGCAACGTCAAATGGCTCGTTATCTTTAACTTTAACTGCAGGCATGATGCCTCCTTTTAGTTGTTTAGTTGGCTAAATCC of Neptunomonas phycophila contains these proteins:
- the dnaG gene encoding DNA primase; translation: MAGRIPQGFIDDLLARVNIVDIIDGRVKLKKAGKNYSGLCPFHQEKSPSFSVSPDKQFYYCFGCGAGGNAIGFLMEYERLEFPQAIEEVAKIVGVDVPRDEAQEQRRSEHKAQYHILDEASAYYQRQLKEHPSRDLAVNYLKSRGLTGKVASFFGIGFAPSGWDNLINAVGGTSEKANLLELSGMLIRHEEKDSLYDRFRNRIMFPIRDARGRTIAFGGRVLGDDKPKYLNSPETDTFHKGRELYGLYEARKLTQKLERIVIVEGYMDVISLAQFGVTYAVATLGTATSQQHLERLFKTVSEVVFCFDGDKAGRKAAERALETTLTSIKDGQEARFLFLPEGEDPDTLIRAEGKDGFEKRLNEALPLSEFFFKSHSQGSDMTSIDGRARFSSEALPMLQQMQPGLLKQMMIDKICEITGLTLEQINSTIQLVPTSASNSAHNDSSYDNSYYEDATPNNFTPRDNNYPERRSTKPSPKEPSRPTNSLCGHLVSLLLHHPELAPLATEYDSLSDLHEPHSELLQAFLQYLHTHPNTSLHTLLIDWRDDEELSKHLLQLSGISHLDPILNGNPKQLFSDAWKRLTRRLQVNELQKLQKKPLATLSQPEKQRLSELLTLSRQ
- a CDS encoding GatB/YqeY domain-containing protein, translating into MSVLKKRITEEMKDAMRAKDKQRLGTIRLILAELKRIEVDERIELDDARVLAVLDKMSKQRRDSIAQYDAADRKDLADTERQELEVIQTYLPQPLTTEELTQLIEDAVTASGASGMQDMGKVMAIIKPQAQGRADMGAISGLVKASLTK
- the rpsU gene encoding 30S ribosomal protein S21, with the translated sequence MPAVKVKDNEPFDVALRRFKRSCEKAGVLAEVRKREFYEKPTSVRKRKAAAAVKRHAKKVSRDISRRVRMY